The Astyanax mexicanus isolate ESR-SI-001 chromosome 7, AstMex3_surface, whole genome shotgun sequence genome has a window encoding:
- the cep44 gene encoding centrosomal protein of 44 kDa encodes MATGDLKGSLKKLQTSLRYLKYPREVDYNRLAKGDPFSCLPIVSYAFTSFSSAVAEHLVEQGIELTGKNDLSFIETVYKVLRDFFSYKPLLTKQQFLQSGFAERKAGLLCDIIGFVMEKHKKLTKGSKVVSPPKRRLLSRSDSKTAESPPLRETCHRVPAHTAVVSSRPLVERHMGCSTPTQFSLSSDDSLRMKEEEEKEDLRRKDSCDSSSPRPSAHTACVSESTLRAVEAGLQDCVSRLGQQLTLLDSRLQDLEKSMAGKITMELSDWENLQSRVLLLETSLALTSSSAQDCPAAGGGVGLSASVEKSSFTQESVMDLSKAPVSRSSMMMRSLSESNSSSYTSTALPPSTSEENIKERLERIASMMKNTSSLLKDVEPTI; translated from the exons GTTGGCAAAAGGAGACCCATTCTCCTGTCTGCCCATCGTGAGCTATGCCTTCACCTCCTTCTCGTCTGCTGTGGCTGAACACCTGGTGGAGCAGGGCATCGAGCTGACGGGGAAGAATGACCTGAGCTTCATCGAGACTGTTTACAAG gtTCTGCGTGATTTCTTCAGTTATAAGCCTCTCCTGACTAAGCAGCAGTTCCTGCAGTCCGGCTTTGCGGAGAGGAAGGCTGGTCTTCTCTGTGATATCATTGGATTTGTGATGGAAAAACACAAGAAGCTCACAAAAGGCTCCAAG GTCGTCAGTCCCCCGAAGAGACGGCTGTTGTCCCGCAGCGACTCCAAAACCGCAGAATCTCCACCTCTCAGAGAGACGTGCCACAGGGTACCAGCTCACACT GCTGTAGTGAGCAGCAGGCCGCTGGTGGAGAGGCACATGGGCTGCAGCACTCCAACTCAGTTCAGCCTCTCCTCAGACGACTCTCTTAGGATGAAGGAGGAAGAAGAGAAGGAAGATCTGAGGAGAAAAGATTCCTGCGACAGTAGCAGCCCTCGACCTTCTGCTCACACG GCGTGTGTGTCTGAGAGCACGCTGAGGGCGGTGGAGGCGGGTCTGCAGGACTGTGTGAGCAGGCTGGGGCAGCAGCTGACCCTGCTGGACTCCAGGCTGCAGGATCTGGAGAAGAGCATGGCGGGGAAGATCACTATGGAGCTCAGCGACTGGGAGAACCTGCAGAGCCGTGTGCTGCTGCTGGAGACCAGCCTGGCCCTCACCTCCTCCTCAGCACAG GACTGTCCAGCAGCAGGTGGAGGTGTTGGTCTGTCAGCCAGTGTGGAGAAGAGCAGCTTTACTCAGGAATCAG TTATGGATTTGAGTAAAGCACCTGTCAGTCGTTCCTCAATGATGATGAGATCGTTATCAGAGAGTAACAGTTCCTCATATACATCTACAGCACTTCCCCCATCAACTTCAGAG gAGAACATTAAAGAGAGGCTGGAGAGAATAGCCAGCAT GATGAAGAACACGTCCAGCCTTTTGAAGGATGTAGAGCCCACAATATGA